The proteins below come from a single Oceaniferula flava genomic window:
- the pabB gene encoding aminodeoxychorismate synthase component I: MPQDTSSGNVEPPRPLELEMTPAEVAAALQHLPGITFFDTSGNLPSRSHAPVSIVAARPRQLISGDIHQAADVQRLREALAGWQVHAPSLGFPAGGACGWIDYEGAFCFGIYPEMLIYQHDRQCWWQCGRLSEELREPAAPSSLPAISEFTPSTTKAQYEDGVRRIHEYIAAGDIYQVNLTQRFSAPLSHAEGSLFPLYEQLRQRTPSPLAIWMKLAEREVLSSSPETFLRMSGRQIETRPIKGTRPRYADPERDAASASELLASEKEKAELIMITDLERNDLGQVCEFGSVRVADMLALEKLEQVYHLVSTVTGTLREEIDHLDALAACFPGGSITGAPKKRSMEIIEELEPVPRGLYTGAIGYLGFNGESQFNIPIRTLVRENETLHYHVGAGIVADSDPAAEYQETLDKAKGIRLAIEQFQTSMPDLSS; the protein is encoded by the coding sequence ATGCCGCAAGATACGAGTTCAGGAAATGTTGAACCGCCCCGTCCGCTTGAGCTGGAGATGACTCCGGCCGAGGTGGCGGCGGCCTTGCAGCATCTGCCGGGGATCACCTTTTTTGACACCTCCGGGAACTTGCCCTCCCGCAGTCATGCTCCGGTATCCATCGTGGCTGCCCGACCGCGGCAGCTGATTTCCGGTGATATTCATCAGGCGGCGGATGTGCAGCGTCTGCGCGAGGCATTGGCCGGTTGGCAGGTGCACGCCCCATCGCTGGGCTTTCCAGCTGGAGGTGCCTGTGGCTGGATTGATTACGAAGGGGCGTTCTGCTTTGGCATCTATCCGGAAATGTTGATCTATCAGCACGACCGCCAATGCTGGTGGCAGTGCGGTCGGCTCAGTGAGGAACTGCGTGAGCCTGCGGCCCCATCCTCATTGCCTGCCATCAGCGAGTTCACACCGTCGACCACGAAGGCGCAGTATGAAGATGGGGTGCGCCGCATTCACGAATACATTGCCGCTGGCGATATCTACCAGGTGAACCTCACCCAGCGCTTCTCGGCCCCGCTTTCGCACGCAGAGGGGTCGCTTTTTCCTCTCTACGAGCAGCTGCGGCAGCGCACTCCCTCGCCATTGGCCATCTGGATGAAGTTGGCGGAGCGCGAGGTCCTTTCGTCGTCGCCGGAAACTTTCCTGCGCATGAGTGGGCGGCAAATCGAGACCCGTCCGATCAAGGGCACCCGTCCGCGCTATGCTGATCCAGAACGCGACGCCGCCTCCGCCAGCGAGCTACTGGCCTCCGAGAAAGAGAAAGCCGAGCTCATCATGATCACCGATCTTGAGCGCAACGATCTCGGGCAGGTTTGTGAATTTGGCTCGGTCCGGGTGGCCGACATGCTGGCGCTGGAGAAGCTGGAGCAAGTTTATCATCTGGTTTCCACCGTCACCGGGACGCTGCGGGAGGAAATCGACCACCTCGATGCCCTGGCGGCCTGTTTCCCCGGCGGGAGTATTACCGGAGCCCCGAAGAAGCGCTCCATGGAGATCATCGAGGAACTGGAGCCGGTGCCGCGCGGACTCTACACAGGGGCGATCGGCTACCTCGGTTTCAATGGGGAAAGTCAGTTTAACATCCCCATCCGCACTCTTGTTAGGGAAAACGAGACCTTGCACTACCATGTGGGAGCGGGCATCGTTGCCGACTCGGATCCCGCCGCTGAGTATCAAGAGACCTTGGACAAGGCAAAGGGGATCCGACTGGCTATCGAGCAGTTTCAGACGTCGATGCCGGATCTTTCCTCCTAA
- a CDS encoding SUMF1/EgtB/PvdO family nonheme iron enzyme encodes MSTDTQNALTPEDLTEGREMGDYKIGKLIYQGKATATWHATQVSVQREVIICNLYGEQRNDPTLTEPFLEDVRAKATVDHPLISSVLEAIHSEGQCFFAREKLPGQPLSEHYEQGLSIPPLQMARIIRSLADTSKSLESQGIATLPLTAHDVIIDEKFHARLVNMAISGEPDPSVATQDKQLLGQLLRDLLTPNQPGSTRTDSLLGFMADGHRDQPLSWDQIYELADGIERQLAEPRNKAKIASSTMPMRPLISSATIAKIAIAVATLAIVIGLVYYLSNRKVAPPERQLEDLVRIPAGQYPGPLGTTVTMNEFWIGAHEVTIGEYAKFLNALSVISPEQRAVYQHDDQPEEKTDHLPDDWDSLYAEASAGGQWNGLPVDLNYPVVGIDWWDAYAYAEWKGHRLPTRDEWYGSCSAGADPAKLGGTGWKAVDQTEKTSLGVHGMAGNVSEWTRKAVFDPADPSKPARFILCGASYLKPKYGARAHEWVDDRSLRRPDLGFRTCGVSPERSSEGD; translated from the coding sequence ATGTCCACAGATACTCAAAATGCGCTGACTCCCGAAGACCTCACCGAAGGCCGGGAGATGGGTGATTACAAGATTGGCAAGCTCATCTATCAGGGCAAGGCGACCGCTACCTGGCACGCCACACAGGTCTCCGTGCAGCGCGAAGTAATCATTTGCAATCTCTACGGAGAACAACGTAATGACCCCACACTCACCGAGCCTTTCCTTGAAGATGTGCGAGCCAAGGCCACGGTTGATCACCCGCTGATCAGCTCAGTGTTAGAAGCCATCCACTCTGAGGGACAATGTTTCTTTGCCCGCGAAAAACTCCCCGGTCAGCCACTCAGCGAGCATTACGAGCAGGGGCTCAGTATTCCGCCACTGCAGATGGCACGCATCATTCGCAGCCTGGCCGATACCTCTAAAAGTCTAGAAAGCCAGGGGATCGCCACCCTACCGCTGACTGCCCATGATGTCATCATCGATGAAAAGTTCCACGCGCGACTCGTCAACATGGCGATTAGTGGCGAGCCAGACCCATCAGTTGCCACGCAGGACAAGCAACTGTTAGGTCAGTTACTGCGGGACTTGCTGACGCCGAACCAACCGGGCTCGACCCGCACCGACTCGCTACTCGGCTTCATGGCAGACGGCCACCGTGACCAGCCATTGAGCTGGGATCAAATCTACGAGCTGGCCGACGGCATCGAGCGCCAGCTGGCCGAGCCAAGAAACAAGGCCAAGATTGCTAGCTCGACCATGCCGATGCGGCCGCTCATTTCCAGTGCCACTATCGCCAAGATCGCCATCGCCGTGGCCACCCTCGCGATTGTCATTGGCCTGGTCTATTACCTCTCTAACCGCAAAGTCGCCCCACCTGAACGCCAGCTCGAGGACCTCGTCCGCATCCCCGCGGGTCAATACCCCGGACCACTGGGCACGACCGTAACGATGAATGAATTCTGGATCGGTGCGCATGAAGTCACCATCGGCGAGTATGCCAAATTCCTCAACGCCCTCTCGGTCATCAGCCCAGAGCAACGCGCCGTCTATCAGCACGACGACCAGCCAGAGGAAAAAACCGACCATCTCCCGGACGATTGGGACTCGCTCTACGCCGAAGCCAGCGCCGGAGGTCAATGGAATGGCCTGCCGGTGGACCTGAACTACCCGGTGGTAGGAATCGACTGGTGGGATGCCTATGCCTATGCCGAGTGGAAAGGCCACCGCCTGCCAACACGTGACGAGTGGTATGGCTCCTGTTCTGCCGGCGCGGACCCTGCCAAACTAGGCGGCACCGGCTGGAAAGCGGTCGATCAAACGGAAAAAACCTCGCTCGGTGTCCACGGCATGGCAGGCAATGTCAGCGAGTGGACTCGCAAGGCGGTCTTCGACCCCGCCGATCCCTCGAAGCCGGCCCGCTTCATCCTCTGCGGAGCCTCCTACCTGAAGCCCAAATACGGCGCCCGCGCCCACGAGTGGGTGGACGATCGTAGCCTGCGCCGCCCGGACCTCGGCTTCCGCACCTGCGGAGTCTCCCCTGAACGCAGCTCAGAGGGTGATTGA
- a CDS encoding alpha/beta fold hydrolase → MTSRCAVRIFLFITLPLAWSACSPSVTEHEVTPAKNGEYVILLHGLARSPQSMEPLAQALQEEGYGTCNTGYPSTKRTVPELSGTSLREAVAKCRQLGARKIHFIGHSMGAMLARYHLVVEPPKEAGRLIQLAPPNQGSEVVDNLVDRPIFKAVNGPAGSTLGTDPRSLAAKLPALTHETLIIAGRRSVNPINSLMIPGPDDGKVSVENTKATGMKRHIVLACSHPVIMKKRRTIEECIRFLQGG, encoded by the coding sequence ATGACCTCACGCTGCGCCGTCCGGATTTTCCTGTTTATCACCTTGCCGCTGGCATGGTCCGCCTGCTCGCCCAGTGTCACCGAACACGAGGTCACGCCCGCCAAGAATGGGGAGTATGTGATTTTGCTGCACGGCTTGGCCCGGTCGCCCCAATCCATGGAACCGCTGGCGCAGGCATTGCAGGAGGAAGGCTACGGAACCTGCAACACCGGTTATCCATCGACCAAGCGCACCGTTCCAGAGCTCTCAGGCACCTCGCTGCGTGAGGCGGTGGCGAAATGCAGGCAGCTGGGCGCGCGCAAAATCCACTTCATCGGCCACTCAATGGGCGCGATGCTGGCTCGCTACCATCTGGTGGTTGAACCACCCAAGGAAGCGGGTCGACTGATCCAGCTGGCCCCTCCGAATCAAGGGAGTGAGGTGGTGGATAATCTGGTCGACCGGCCTATTTTCAAAGCCGTAAACGGCCCGGCTGGGAGCACCCTGGGCACCGACCCGCGCTCGCTCGCCGCCAAACTGCCCGCGCTCACCCACGAGACTCTGATTATTGCTGGTCGGCGATCGGTGAACCCGATCAATTCCCTGATGATCCCCGGCCCGGACGACGGTAAAGTCTCGGTGGAAAATACCAAGGCCACGGGCATGAAACGCCATATCGTGCTGGCCTGCTCGCATCCGGTGATCATGAAGAAAAGGCGCACCATCGAGGAGTGCATACGCTTTCTCCAAGGCGGCTGA